TCAAGGAAaagctccctagaaggaagaaaccttgggagggaccagactcagagGGGGAAGGAGGAAGTCAAATGGGCAAGATGGCAAAGTCCCAGTTTTAACATCGCAAAGCAGGGCAGGAGTCACATTTAGACTTGCGTCCTTCGTGaatcattatttttttccccaaagaatCACCACAGTGAATATCATTTAACATTAAGTTTAACAACATAAAAACATGTACAAGACATTGGAGAACCAAAAGGAATTCCGTCTCTGGTCACAATGCACGGAAACGGCAGATTATAAacatgtagcggggtggggggctgaACTGTTCCGAACACCATCGGGGGAGGGGCAGCCTGAGCTAAGCAAACAGCAGTCCCACCGCAGGCGCAGAGCCCAAACGCTGTAATCCGCGTATTCGGGGGGGGTTTGTAACATCGCCGCATCTTCGGGGTTTAGCTACGCGAAGGTCTGTTAGCTTGAAGTCTTGCCTCCAACAGGTGGGTGTGCTGGAACCCGGCGACATACGGAATGTCGCTACtgtatatgtttttaaactgtCCCTCCAGATTTAAGGGGTGTGTCTTTTCAGGAATTACTGCCTTTTATGTACTTGGGGTTAAGTTTGACTTTTTTCCACGCATCCCTGTTGCGTGTCCGGTGGTAAATCCTCTGTAGGCGGACCTTGTATCCGCACATGGGCTTTAGTTAATTAGTCATTACTGGTAGAGTAGACAGCTACTGTACGCAGTGCTTTTTTAAAACTTAACAGTAGTAATAAGAATTATTAAACATTCTTTCCTAGGTCAACCATGGCAGCAGCGAATGCGGTTTATAACGTCACGACGGTGCAGGAGCCCAAGGCCGGAAAGTGGCTCATCGTGCCCTCGGAGTATCTGGATAAATGCCGCTTTGGCATTAAGGTGGCGGCCGTGGTGAGTGTCCCCCTTTATACTCACAGTCCGCTGTAGGCTACTTCATAAAGGTTAATGCGCTATATAATTATCCTCTTTCATTATTGTCTTTATATCGGCCAAAGTTGATATTGATTCATATTTTTCTTAAATGTACGACGTCTGTGTTCCAGTACGAATAAAGGAATTTCTATGTTCCCTGACAATATTGCATGTCGCGTATTATTCTTGTAACTTCCTGAACTGCCGATGAAGGTGAGATTGTGCAGGAATTATTACAAGGTTGGGGGACCTTGTTAtcctccccttctctctctaCTTTATTCCTACACGGCCTCATATGTGCCATTGAATTGTTAGTTTACATTCAGCATTCCTGATAAGTCTGCCCCATTTCATAGATTCAAACGAATAGTCATGACTTTGGActcaataaaaaacaaagcttGTCTGTTAACAATGTAGTTTGAGCAAAGCTTTGGTGACCTTCCCTCAGCATGGGATGGCAAACGCTGTAAAATCGGcctactgatgctgcctgtCTCTGCTTCCTCCGGCGTTCCCTCGTTCTTGTCCTTCCAGCATTGTGCTCCCTACTGTGCATCTTCCGAACTGTTCCAGAGCAGGTCTTCTTGTGAGGCAGGGCTCACACTTCAGCTCCTCACGAACAGCAAGCTAAATGGTCCTTTATCTCTCTCCATTACCCTTATGCTCTCAGTGTGTTGAATGAACTGTTAAACTTCTGTCCCAGCACAGGTGGGGAGCAAAAGACGGGTCACCTATCTCAAGAGGTGCATGATACCATCCAATAGGATGCTAGCAGGGGTGACCTCTCCTAATGTGACCTTTGTCTCCTAGCTTTTCTCCCTGCTGGCCTTCATCCTGGCAGCGACAGTCTACCTGTGTTCCTCCTGCCCGGCACTCTACTTCTTTCAGTTCGCCAGCTGTGCAGCCTTCCTCTTCACCGGCCTGCTTGTCTTCTTTCTCGCCACACCCTTCCACCGCAGGGTTGGCATCTCCGACTGGCCCATGCTGGTGAGTGAGCGGATTGCGGTGCTTGTGACAcccaggtcatgtgacttccTTCAGCTTATCATTAAGACTGATTCATACTTCTGCGTCAAATCGATGCCGTAAGTATGGCGGGGCCATGGATCCCGCGGCATGGCCTTCACCATACACTCTCAGAAAAGGGGTACGAACTTGTacttttgcttgtcactggggccgaACCCTCGGGGCCAGTTGTAcccctagctgtaggtaattgaactttttaaggtacagaaatggactccattgatggtacattaatgctgtttgtacctttgggatgatCCTCAGAGTCCCTTTCTGTACCTTAACAGGCACAATCATAAGGGCTGTACCCTTATGATTGTGCctgttaaggtacagaaatggactcagaGGATcatccccagtgacaagcaaaggtacaaattttcacatttttttttaaatgtaactaCATCTCTGTGACGCAGAACTATAATTGGTCCAGTGTACATCGCAAGTGTACTTCTGTTGCTGATTGAAACTGAAGCACTATTTATAACTAACATTAAATAGCCAGTTTCAGTTACCTCCCTTAATGTTATTCCTACattagtaaaaaataaataaagaatacTATAGACACTAACTTTTAAAGGGACAGTGCATAAAATGTGACTCTGTAGTCGCTCAATGTTTTTCAAAATGTATCTGTGGGAAGTATAGAGTAGCTCACATATTACCAGGACTCGATAAACAGAGGCTTTATTAAATGTTTCGTTTCTTTATGTTTCATTTGCGTGATTTAACAGCTGAATGTATCGCAGGATGGGAAGACAGTAAGTGAAGCATCCAACTATATGTACCACCTATTGTTTTGGAGGCGTAATAGCTGAGCGAAAGACACCAGGGCACAAGTATAAATGCTGGCAGCATCGTAAGCCACTTGTGCAGGTCACACCATAGGCTCCATGCAGAAGATAAATCAGCCATTAACAAGCAACCCCTCCCACAGGACTTCTCATACACTGTGGCCATCGGCTTCCTCATCTTCCTTGCCTCTGCCGCCTTTGCCTCTGAACACAGATGGACTCTAGAGGTGCAAATGTCAGTGGTATGTCCTGTAGTCTAATAAGTAAAGTCTCACTGATCATTATGAATTCATGATTGGATGATCATGCCATTTATGAACTGTATTCATGTATTATTCTGGATGTGATTTACATGTGGATGTGATCATGTGATTTACAGTTCCTTGCTCTGAGAATGAATACTCAAGCTAAAGAAGGAAGAGGTTAACAGACATTTATTTGTATGAGGCTCTAAACCTCAGATGCTGACAGTGGAAGAAAATTGAATTATTTCATAAATGCCACTGCCTGTTGAGGCTGAAGGGAGCGTGAGATCGACAGGCAGAACGGTGCAGCATCAGCAGATGCTGTACTGTTCTGTCGTGGTGAAGAGGGAGCTGAGCCGGAAGGCAAAGCTttggatttaccagtcgatctacattcCCACCCTCACCTGTGGTCAGAAGCTTTGGCTTGTGATCAAAAGAATGAGATGGTGGATACAATCGGCCAAAATGAGCTTCCTCCGCAAGGTGCCTGGGCTCAGCCtggagacagggtgaggagctcagatatTCAGCAGGAGCTTACGgtagagccactgctcctccgcattaaAAGGAGTCAGTTGAAGTGGTTCGGACATCTatgtaggatgcctcctggggaggtgtttcgggGATGTCCAACCGGGAGGAGGCCCAGGGCAGAACCAGGACACGCtagagagattatatctcttggCCTGATCCCTGTGAAGTAGATCTTCATCCTGTGACCGATAATTCAGGCTTGCATATTATGAATACTCTCtaaagtgagtgtgtgtgttttttaggcATTTGGGTTCATAGCTTGTGTCCTGTTTCTGGTGGATGCCGTGATTTTTGTGAAGATCAAGGGATGGCCGTGTCACTCAAAGCCCCGGGCACCGCCGGAGCAGAGCGAGACCCCCGAAGCGGAGAAGCTCACTGTCCACAGTGAGGAATAGGATTTCGCGGCCTGGGTTACCTGGGTTACCTGGGTTACCTGGGTTACACCCTCTTCTGTCcttcatgccccccccaccgccctgcTTTGCTTCTAGTATTTCAGAAATCAGGGAGCAAGCCTTCAGCTGAAGCCTTCAATTCAATTGCCCCCCATTGTTGTTTTTGGTTGGTGGTTCTTGCTGACAGCTGTGTCACCAATTGCCTCCTGTAAAACTTGCTGGAATGGATGGGTCTGCTTTTCTGTTCCTCAGTGGGTCACATGGTAACATGCATGGGTCTGTTTTTCCGTCCCGTACTGGGTTGCATGGTAACATGCGTGGGTCTGCTTTTCTGTCCCGCAGTGGGTCACATGGTAACATGCGTGGGTCTGCTTTTCCGTCCCGCAGTGGGTCACATGGTAACATGCGTGGGTCTGCTTTTCCGTCCCGCAGTGGGTCACATAGTAACATGCGTGGGTCTGCTTTTCTGTCCCGCAGATGGTCACATGGTAACATGCATGGGTCTGCTTTTCTGTCCCACAGATGGTCACATGGTAACATGCGTGGGTCTGCTTTTCCGTCCCGCAGTGGGTCACATGGTAACATGCGTGGGTCTGCTTTTCCGTCCCGCAGTGGGTCACATAGTAACATGCGTGGGTCTGCTTTTCCGTCCCGTAGTGGGTCACATGGTAACATGCGTGGGTCTGCTTTTCCGTCCCGTAGTGGGTTGCATGGTGACATGCATGGGTCTGCTTTTCCGTCCTGCAGTGGGTCACATGGTAACATGCGTGGGTCTGCTTTTCCGTCCCGCAGTGGGTCACATGGTAACATGCGTGGGTCTGCTTTTCCGTCCCGCAGTGGGTCACATGGTAACATGCGTGGGTCTGCTTTTCCGTCCCGCAGTGGGTTACATGGTAACATGCGTGGGTCTGCTTTTCCGTCCCGCAGTGGGTCACATGGTAACATGCGTGGGTCTGCTTTTCCGTCCCGTAGTGGGTCACATGGTAACATGCGTGGGTCTGCTTTTCCGTCCCGTAGTGGGTTGCATGGTGACATGCATGGGTCTGCTTTTCCGTCCTGCAGTGGGTCACATGGTGACATGCGTGGGTCTGCTATTCCATCCTGCAGTGGGTTGCATGCTGACATGCATGCAGTTATTCTTCTGTTTTTTGTACAATTGATATAAATCATTTTTTTAAGAGATTACGTTGTATTCCAGGCTTCACGCCATTGCTATCTGCACGTCTATCCCAAGATGCAATCCACAATGCATAACAGTACAGGAATATAAAGACTCAGTCAGTGGTTTCCTGACAATAGTTACGAATCAACATCCCAAACTTCTTGCCAAACTCCGTTTTTGGACTAAAGTTTGCATTATTACCATATATTGCTTATGTGCCAAATATTTCAGACAGTAGTCACTAATGTTGTATTCTGTTTCATGCATCTGTAATTAATCATTACGGAACTTAAAAGATAATAAaatgcagttttatttttttactggaATTTTTTTGTGGTTCTGCTTTAGTGCTGTGGCTTCACTCAGACGCTCTATGGGGAAATCTCCCGCCTCCCCCTTCCATCCCAGGCTCTGCTTCACTGGTGTGCATTGGCTATACTGGTTTGCACTTCCTTTAGAACTTCCTTTAGAACTTCCCCAGCACAAAGGTTTTTTTCCCCTAACATCTGTGTTGTAAATTACACATCTTGTACTTTTATCTCGATAACTGCCATGAATGGAACACTTTTTTGACACTGATGCGTCACAGATCACCCAGATTCCAAAGCCTTTTTGCAGGTTGTTTTTGGTGTAAGTTAACAGCCTTAGGTAACAAAGCACCCAACTCAACGATTTCAGGACATGTGGGGGACATTAGGGGCTAAAGTGCTACTGGTTAATATATGCgtatgaaaaattaaaaacgGCTATAATGAAACACGTAATTATGCGCCTTCACGACCCCCTTGCCCTTAATTCCTAATAAAACATGGAGCACTGCGCATTTCCCGGTCCCGGCCAGACGGCGCCCTTCGCGGATCCTGTAGGGGTGGCGTGACGATCCCGGGACGCGCATCATTTCCGCTGAAGGGCTGCCGTCCTGTTTGCGGAAGTGCGGCGCTGAAACAACACAGACATCGACGGAAACCGAGGCCGGGCAGCGGCGCAGCCACTTTGGGTATTTAGCTGCACACCAAACCGCTATTGAGCGGTCAGTCTCCCCAAAAAAGGTGGGTGTGCCGGGGTCCGCCTCGCCCCCGCCCGGGACCTGCCCGGCTTGGCGGGGTGTATCCCGGCCTGTGCCCTTCTTtctggcacttattttattacaatgtaattaattatttaccCCAGCGCCTAATTTTGTACTTTTGTGAGTAAATATGGGGTGTTTGTGAGATTATTTCGGTTTTAATTGTACTAGTTCGGGCAGGTTTCTGTCTGTGTCCCTCCTGTAAGTTTCATTTTCACTTTGCCGACGTCGGGGCTCCGCACCCGTGCTTTTACTGGCGCGGTCACCGGGCTTTGAAGTGCTctccttttttttgtttattaaacataGGTATTAATTATTGCTAAACTTTTCCACCCAGTTCAATCATGGCAGAATCGAATGCGGTTTATAACTCCACGACGGTACAGGAGCCCAAGGCCGGAAAGTGCTTCATCGTGCCCTCGGAGTATCTGGATAAATGGCGCTTTGGCATTAAGGTGGCGGCCGTGGTGAGTGTCCCCCTTTATACCCCCAGAAACGCCAGTGCTCTGTCCCGTGGTCCTTATGTTTATTTTTGAGTATTTTAATGATTTTCCTTATGCCCTTTATTGTAAATTATTGTAGATTATTCTCTGTATCCGCACTATCTGCTTGTCGCCAAAGTTCGCATCGATTAAGCACTGAACCCTAATTTCAGACGGTGAGTGTTTCTCGTCCACTAGGAGTAAAACAGATTTAACGCAATACTCTGAATTTCCTGAAATGGATAAAAAGTCAAATGTATTAAGAACATGACTTGATAATACTGCAATCCACTTTATATATGCTTTTGAAAGGAACGTTTTATATAGCTCTTCATTGCTATTTGTCAGTCTTGAAGAATTCACAGAATTTGACTGCTGTCTCTTTGATGTCCCCCTGTCCACCTTGACTCAGTCCCAACGTGAACACTTGTGTTTCTCTATCAGCTATGAATTAATTAGGTCAGGTGGTTTATGGAATGAGAAGTTGTCGTGAAGTGCCCACCCTTAACGATAATGTTGAAACAGCATGATCTCCTTACCACAAAGTGTCTCAACATGGATGAAACTGAATGTTTGAGTCAGTGGAATATGTGCTGATGTGTTGTCTGAGGACAGACTGCGAAAGGACAGCAAAGCACCTTCACACGCGCTAATCAGATGT
The nucleotide sequence above comes from Brienomyrus brachyistius isolate T26 unplaced genomic scaffold, BBRACH_0.4 scaffold98, whole genome shotgun sequence. Encoded proteins:
- the LOC125727469 gene encoding CKLF-like MARVEL transmembrane domain-containing protein 4 isoform X4; the encoded protein is MAAANAVYNVTTVQEPKAGKWLIVPSEYLDKCRFGIKVAAVLFSLLAFILAATVYLCSSCPALYFFQFASCAAFLFTGLLVFFLATPFHRRVGISDWPMLAFGFIACVLFLVDAVIFVKIKGWPCHSKPRAPPEQSETPEAEKLTVHSEE
- the LOC125727469 gene encoding CKLF-like MARVEL transmembrane domain-containing protein 6 isoform X3; its protein translation is MAAANAVYNVTTVQEPKAGKWLIVPSEYLDKCRFGIKVAAVLFSLLAFILAATVYLCSSCPALYFFQFASCAAFLFTGLLVFFLATPFHRRVGISDWPMLDFSYTVAIGFLIFLASAAFASEHRWTLEVQMSVAFGFIACVLFLVDAVIFVKIKGWPCHSKPRAPPEQSETPEAEKLTVHSEE